A genome region from Paludibacterium sp. B53371 includes the following:
- a CDS encoding antibiotic biosynthesis monooxygenase yields MIAVIFEVEPAEGARAHYLDLAAQLKDELMQMDGFLSIERFQSLSQPEKLLSLSFWRDEHAVARWRSLASHRRAQQAGRNGVFAAYRLRVASVMRDYGLDERTQAPADSRIRHGA; encoded by the coding sequence ATGATTGCCGTCATTTTCGAAGTCGAACCGGCAGAAGGCGCCCGAGCACACTATCTCGACCTGGCTGCCCAACTGAAGGACGAATTGATGCAGATGGATGGCTTCCTCTCCATCGAACGCTTCCAGAGCCTGAGCCAGCCGGAAAAACTGCTGTCCCTGTCCTTCTGGCGTGATGAACACGCCGTTGCGCGCTGGCGCTCGCTGGCATCCCATCGCCGTGCGCAGCAGGCCGGCAGAAACGGCGTCTTTGCCGCCTACCGCCTGCGGGTCGCCAGCGTCATGCGGGATTACGGCCTCGATGAACGGACACAGGCACCGGCAGACAGCCGGATACGCCACGGCGCCTGA
- a CDS encoding BPL-N domain-containing protein — protein MKKWLVSGLWCLSAAVSAQTVGIFNGPGTCDGCAETIGALFTQRGDKVVYLDQRTLSAATLANLQVYVQPGGSDDIDETLDVLSPRQVAALRDFVRGGKRYLGVCAGAYLAARYSDAASRKPAFGLIALDELHPETRYAHASLLKVRWGGQSRWMYNQSGAHFGKQAPAGARVLGRYEQTGRIAALETRFGQGKVVLIGPHLEADQSWYRLEGLSLRHGLNQDLFRQVIDQL, from the coding sequence ATGAAGAAATGGCTCGTCAGTGGCTTGTGGTGTCTGTCGGCGGCGGTGTCCGCGCAGACGGTCGGTATTTTCAATGGACCAGGCACCTGCGATGGGTGTGCCGAGACCATCGGTGCGCTGTTCACGCAGCGCGGCGACAAGGTGGTCTATCTGGACCAGCGCACGCTGAGCGCCGCCACGCTGGCGAATCTGCAGGTCTATGTGCAGCCGGGCGGCTCGGACGATATCGATGAGACGCTGGACGTGCTGTCCCCCCGGCAGGTCGCTGCCCTGCGCGACTTTGTCCGTGGCGGGAAACGTTATCTCGGGGTGTGCGCCGGGGCTTATCTGGCGGCACGCTATAGTGATGCGGCCAGTCGCAAGCCGGCCTTCGGTCTGATTGCCCTCGATGAACTGCACCCGGAGACCCGCTATGCCCATGCCTCGTTGCTGAAGGTCAGGTGGGGCGGCCAGTCGCGCTGGATGTACAACCAGAGTGGTGCGCATTTTGGCAAGCAGGCGCCCGCCGGTGCCAGGGTGCTCGGGCGTTATGAGCAAACCGGTCGCATTGCCGCGCTGGAAACACGCTTTGGTCAGGGCAAGGTGGTGTTGATCGGCCCGCACCTGGAAGCGGATCAAAGCTGGTATCGGCTGGAGGGGCTCAGTCTGCGCCATGGGCTGAATCAGGATCTGTTCCGTCAGGTGATCGACCAGCTGTAG